The proteins below are encoded in one region of Amycolatopsis magusensis:
- a CDS encoding TetR family transcriptional regulator: MNTLRERKKQQTRDALIGTALDLFTSRGFAATTLDELCDTVGVSKRTFFRTFASKEEVALAPSEDLWAAFLAHLGTLDPGDRTVMAVLRDALLAALDGMTGDRWAERVLQGRKLAAGTPSVEAHGLYFCERTSRTALEILHSRLELPDAADPRPRLALDMLVAAFHLAQEAWAEQAGTPTVADFAGHLNRMFALLPESLTLTAGLRPSAVTS; this comes from the coding sequence ATGAACACCCTGCGCGAGCGCAAGAAGCAGCAGACCCGGGACGCGTTGATCGGCACCGCGCTGGACCTGTTCACCTCACGCGGTTTCGCGGCCACGACGCTGGACGAACTGTGCGACACCGTGGGCGTGTCCAAGCGGACGTTCTTCCGCACGTTCGCCAGCAAGGAGGAGGTCGCGCTGGCGCCGTCCGAGGACCTGTGGGCCGCGTTCCTGGCGCACCTGGGCACCCTCGACCCCGGCGACCGGACGGTGATGGCCGTGCTGCGGGACGCGCTGCTCGCCGCACTCGACGGCATGACCGGTGACAGGTGGGCGGAGCGCGTGCTGCAAGGCCGGAAACTGGCCGCCGGAACGCCGTCGGTGGAAGCACACGGACTCTACTTCTGCGAGCGGACGAGCCGGACCGCGCTGGAGATCCTCCACTCACGACTCGAACTCCCCGACGCGGCCGACCCCCGTCCGCGCCTGGCCCTGGACATGCTCGTCGCGGCGTTCCACCTCGCCCAGGAAGCATGGGCCGAGCAGGCGGGCACGCCGACGGTCGCGGATTTCGCCGGTCACCTGAACCGGATGTTCGCGCTGCTGCCCGAAAGCCTCACGCTCACCGCCGGGTTGCGCCCGTCCGCCGTTACCTCGTGA